The genomic region TTTTTGTGAGTGTTTAGGGTGTGGGTGGGATCCATAAACCATTGGGGTTAGGGTTAGTAGCCCAAATATAAAAAATGCCTGATTTTCTTTAAAATCATTTTTTGAGCTGTTTGATGCAGGGGACAGCTGGGAGTTTTGATGTGTTTGAGTGATGCCAGGAAGTCTCTTGAGGGTCACAGGCAATGCAAACGATGGTATCTCCTGTTATGTATATAGTATGATTGGGGAAGAGAATGGTTATTCCACCCCTTTAGAACATTTTGTAAACATGGTATAGGTCCTTTTATTGTTGTGATGGGGGAGGGATTTTAAACACATCTTTTCCTAAGAGATCAATTTACCGTCAATAATTATGTCGGAAAATGTCTTAATTTCCTTTCTAAACCAGTAATTAGACAAGAAACATATGACAATCTGCAAGCTTGTTTTTGTTGCTAAATGCGTGGCATCTAGTATTGACCCAATAAATCTTGATTTTTCTGACTGCAAGCTGTTTTATCGATTCTCAAACTCTCCATAAAGAACAGAAGATGCTGAAACCAATGGGTTGCATTCTACAAACATTCCCGAAAACAAGGTAAATGGGTGTAGTTCTTTCTATTAAGGTTTTGTTTTAGAGACTCCATTTGCAATATTACACCTAGCTAATAGCTTCCAAGGTTCAGCTCCATTGAAGGCCCTCAAAATCCATTTCTCAGGGTTATTCAAACCCAAACCTCCAAGTGTTTTGGGCTTCATAAAAGTGTCCTATGCAATAGCATGTGTTATTTTATACCTTTCCTGTTCAACCATAGAAAATATCTCACCAATTTGTGAAGGCAAGTCAATATTTCAATTATTGAGAGTATCACAAAAAGCATAGTATATTTCAGAAGAAGAAAGTTCATCTTGACATACCTACAATCTGACTACCATAGACAACAAAAGGCTTTGACATTTGGTTACTGTTACGTCGATTTATTTCAAAGACTCACTACATGTTTTAAATGAAGGCTTCAGCAAACAAAATACCTGTATACGTTACAAACTTATTGAGCCTTGATCAGTCCCAATCTTGCTCATTAATCTCCTATTCATTCTTATCATCAGCAGTCTGGACTTTCAATCAAATTCACAGAATTAGGGAAAAATTACCATTGACGTGGGGATGTATGGAAGAATTTATTTGTAGGAAATGCTTTTCTTTGACAACAATAACATTCAAGGAGACAATTGACATTCTTGTTGAATAGATCTTTAGAGGGGGAAAGGATCAGTAAGTTCCCCTTTAATCTTGACATGAGCAGAAACATCTCTAAACAAATGAAGAACTAAAGTTCTATCCGAAACCAACAACCCCCAACATTAGCTAATAAATATCAATTTTATTCCATCAGATGCTTTCTCGAAGTAAATAAAATCCATACAAATTATTGCCTTGGTGTTTTTAGCTCAATGCATAGGTTATTGAGTAATATTCCATAATAAACATCAAGGTTTCATGATCTGTGATTTTTTTTGAAGTAGCTCTTGGGAAAGATGTGTTCACTTTTTGGACATCAATGCCTCAAATCACTCCATAATCCATCATCAAGTTTTTGTAGTCCATGAAATTTATTTGAAGTAacttaaataaaaaacaaaaaaaaaccatcaagaaagctaaaatgTATGTAAATTCCACAAACCTTGTTTGAGTGATCGGAAACTATCTTTCACAAGAGAGAGTGGAGTATTGGCTAGGACCTTGGATGCAACATTTGTGTAATGGGCCTTTAATTTTCAACTCGATTTTTGTCTCCATCTGGAAGATCAATTGGATGACCCCTAGAACAATTTAGACCTAAATTATTAGAAACAATAGCCTTCAATTGCACCCCTAGCAATTCTCTAGTCACTTGCTCTTTATTAGCCTCATAGGATTTTTCAATGAACCCATTGTATCGAGGGATTTTTATTCTTGGAGATTGTTAGGAGCCTTATATCCTACCCTTATTGTCATGAGCATTGTAATAATCACACTTTAGTTGTTTAGTTGATGTTAATTGTGTGGATTTATTTAGCACATGTCACATTAAGTTTTACGTAATGAGTTCATTTTAAGTGTGGATTTATCCTACATGGGCTGTACCCAAATAGCAGGGAGAGCTGTCTTGGATATCAGGATGtgtttcctatttttttttaaGGAAAAGGCCAAGTCAAGTTGTAGTCGCCATTTGTTTTGTGATTGTTCTCATCTAATTTCTCAAGTGTTTTTGGAATCTTCATTCCTCCTTGGTTGGAAACTCCAAGGGCCCTTAATGGTTTGGACCTAAGTAGTTCCTCACCTCATTTGATCAAGGGTACTTCCCCCATTAGACAAAGGATTTCCCTAAGAAACCATGTGAAGGAATCAAGAAAATTCTTGCTTCAAAGGTCAAAGGATGAGGTCCCTTGTGGCTTATTTCCATTGCCTAATGGGTTGGTCTTGTGAAAACCATTGATCTGGCAAAATAGATTTTGATTACTGCTTTTTGtaccaaaaatataaaaaatggatTCTAATTCATATTGCTCAACCTCTGTGATGTTTCGCATCTAATAGTTTAAGCTTTATTTTTGGATGTGAAGTTTAGAGTCTTGAAAGTAAATTTTGGTTGTTTACTTGTTTTTGTTCAGCTTAGGCTTTAGAGTCTTAGAAAGTTGATTTTATATTTAACATTAGTTTTTGTGTTATTTGCAAGTTATAGACAATAGTGTTTAAAGTTGAAGTCAATGTTATATATTtcacttttattttttttataaattatttattcaaagaaatATAATCCGGCATCTCCAAGTACTAGTCTCCTATTTTAAAGAAAAATGATGTATAGGTCGTAGTATCTGTCTCTTGGCAACTATGATTGTACGTCATGACTTATTTGTTGTGATGCTTATATATTAGTGTTATAATGAGGAGAAGATCATCTTAAATCATATTTTCTTATTGGAGCTTTGCTCTTAAAGAGGTTACTCCCTTGAAGCAGCTTGCAATACTTGTTCTAGATTCATAAATGTAAGCATATTTGTAGCTATAATCCAAGCATTGTGTTCTTTTTTTCACCTTATCTTGATTTTGACattttgtttaataatgttttGCAAGTCAGTTCCTACCAAGTGATATGAGAGTGCTTTTTAGGGTTGTGTTCCTAGTAGTAATGCTGGTTTAGTGGCTTATTGCAACTAGCCATTTTATCCTCAACTCTTCTTTACGAtatcttggtgatcaaaaagtggtgAAAGTAGTGGGGTACTTAGCATTTTTTCCCAGCAATGATGGTCTAGTTTAGAGACCCTATGTTGGGGGTTTTAAAATATTCCAAAGTTGAACAAGTAGTTAAATAGTTGTAGCATATTTTTTGATGACTTAGCTGAGTACATATGGGCATGATAAACTTCTGAAATCTCCATTAGTTTGTAAGAGACACATTTGCCATGCAGAAGAGAGTCATCTTTGGTTGGGCATATTTCTGTTAGCTCTGATAAATGACAATGCATTGCTAAATAGTTGTTTTTGATGATAATGACGAACAAACTAATTAGATGAGATATTGGATTGGTAGACTAGAAACATTTGATTTATAACCACAGCTATAATTTAGACAAGGAACTTTATGCAGATTAACAATCAATGatatgcaaataaaataaattaattcatgCGATATCTTGAAAGCTATCCCTAACATAAATTTAATTCTACTTCCTTGATTTTATAAACGGTCAGAAGCTGAAAATCATTTGGCTAGATGCTTTTAACATATCAAGATACTGTTTATTTTTTCTTTCTGTAGTTGAAGATTGTAAGACTAGTAAACACACTGACATACACATCAAATCAATTTTTTACTGGTTTAATATGTATTGCATGCTCTGCTTCTGAAGGGGAGAGTGTCCTTGTATCCATCTAACATGTCAAGATACTTAGTTTATTTTTTCTTTCTGTAGTTGAAGATTGTAAGACTAGTAGTTATAGGTCTTTTGACAGTTTGGACTCTCAGCACCATAGTCTTCTTGATTTTGGATGTTTGAAGGGAGACTACTTTTCGGTCATCCTTTTCAAACCACTAGATTGTTTTTATTCATTtctcttttcatgcatttttgccTAATGTCTGAATAGGTAACCTCCTTTTTCTTGTGTACTATTTGATGTTAATTTAAACCCTATGTATGAAAATCAgatttatcttattaaattatgcCCTGATTTGTATTAGATTTGCAGTAGTTTAGTGAACCAACATGCATtaaattgtgccctagattgtaatcagatttgcagaacTTATTaagacaacataaatcagaaatatgatagaagacaaacaagcataccctgggaaaacctccaaggaggaaaaacccagcatgaaagacccacaggtcagattatatattctcctctaaataattgtacaatacttagctcgaatctgatcttgacatatcagatctgtccttgTATGCTTCAATGACTTGCCTCAAGATATGCTATGTCCCCTTGGACAATATTACACCAAACTGAATAATTTGCCCTCTTCCTTAGGTTCGCACAGCAGAGCTAATTTGCATTCTGATTTAAGTTTAAACTTGATGATGTTGACTTGCaaaatgatctttatttatatgCCTCTTTACTTTATTAAGGTCGGCCCTTTCTTGAAGTCGGCCTCCTTATATTTTAGGCGCTAATGTTATTTGGTGCAATATTTAATTGATGTGTTTTTAGCGTGGATTTAGGATGGGGCCACATTAGGGTAGGACCCGGTCCTAAAGGAGTTCGGATGTTGCcctaaggcaatccgaacccctataccctagttacaatcaacatttgaaactctttTCAGTCCCATAAACTTTTTAGCCATACTCGTTATATCAAGAAACCAATAATTTAAATTGAAGATAGAGATAAAAGTGCAAAACAGCACATGCGATGGAATGTACCAAAGCATGTGTACTGTGAGAGCATGCAGAACTCTTTCAAACTGTTCATTGCTTGCAGGTCAAAGTAGCAATCCAAGAAACGATGATCAGTAAGCATCATTACATTGTGGCAGGTTCTTGCAAACCATTCAATTATTTCAGGTcaattgtcaaaggatgagttgGCTAATAGAATCGTAATCACTAGGGAAagtaaaattgaaaatgcatgttatGTAGTAGTTTTCCTGGAGAGCAGAACACTGCCAGATTTAATTATCTTTGCTGAGATTTGCCCATGTGATGGAAATTCAACATGGAATCTTCAAAAATGTTGTCGTTCTGACTTTTTCAGTGAATTCACATTCAGAGGGTGAGACCCAGGTAGACTTCTGTAGGCTTCATCTTCGTCTTTCAATCCATGAttggatggagggagggaggaagaTTATCAATACAAATgtagatgccattttgaaatagGTTACAAAAGAGCAGAAATATGGCTATAGATTACATTATATTTTGATGTTAGGTAGATCATATAATTTAAAAAGGACACTATTAATTCTAAAAGTTCTGAAAATGACAGTTTTAGCAAATAGAACTTTTTGTGGGGCATTTAGGTGAAAATGTATATTTGGGAATCTAGGTGTTTATTGTTTACAAATGTCACGTTCTGCATAATCTCAGGAGTTATGGGGTTCTCAAGTTAATATGTATCTCTTGTGTTTGCAGGTACTATGCCTTCCACAGTTTCAAACAAAGAATGGGCAGAAGAAACAGATAAGAAATTACAGGCTTGGCCTCGAACGGCTGGTCCTCCAGTGGTTATGAATCCAATCAGAAGACAGAACTTTATAGTTAAATCAGCATCAGGAGAATCTTGAAGCATATCACATTGTATGCCCATCTATTTGGAATAATGTCAACTTATCCTCCTGTTTGAATGATCTATTAGCGGTGAGCAATTTTATCATTTCAGATTTTAAAAATCCTGAACCAGATCGCATtgtatgcaatttgtttggaattCTGTCAACTTATCCAGCTGTTTGAATGATCTGTTACGGTGAATAATGTTATCAGTGCAAATTTTAAGAATTGTCTAGGATTATTGCTGCATGTATTTGATTTAGCACAGCTGCAAGTCATGTTACTGATAAAtgggtattatgacataataatttGAAATGATTGTCAAAATGTCTGTCACTTGATCCTTGGTATTTTCTGCTAGAGAAACAATTATTGTAGTAGATCTAgacataaaatattttttaattgacATCTATAGAAATGGAATGAAGGTTTTCAATTGATTTGTTGGTAAGAGCAGTGCTGATGGTTGGTAGTGATTTAAGGATCCCTTTTGCGCTAAAAGTAGGGCAACGCTACAGAAATTATGAAGTTATATTGGTCTGTTGATCTTATAAAGTTATATTGGTCTGTTGATCAATTTTTTCAGGTCTTGTGCCCAAAAACTGAAGGCAATACTGTAGATCCTTAGGGCAAGTCTTGTTATTGATATATGGGTATTTTCACATAATAATTTGAAATGATTGCCAAATTGGCTGCCACTTGATCCTCGGTCTTCTCTGCTGGAGAAATAATGATTGTATTAGATCTGGACATAAATATTTTTGATTAAGATCTATGGAAATGGAATGAAGGTTTTCAATTAATTGGTTGGTATGAGCGGTGCTGATGGTTGGTTGTGTTTTAAGGATATCCTTAGTGTGCCCAAAATTAGGGCAACAGTGCCGATTTGTTTTTTGGTTGAGTTTTTCGGGCCTCTTATGCCCGAATACTTAGGGCAACACTGTAGAAATGTTGGAGGTTTAACTACTttgaatttatttattctttttattttaatCTTAGCACCCAGTTATAGGTGGTACATTGTGACAGGAAGTAACTCCTGTACTTTGCATTGAGgtgaaattttttaaattcaagaaTTCTTCTACGATGTTTTCGATTATTTGTTGTTTGAGACAAATTTCAAGGGGGTTGTTTCTGCTAAAACCCTCTTTGCTGCTAACCTTACATTTAATCACATTATTTGCATCGTAATTCTAATGCTAGTTCAATCATCATTGTCATAAAACTAATCACATTATTGGAATCATAATTCTAATCGTAGTTCAATGACCAGCATTATAACAATTTAATCCTAGTTATTGGACTGCAGCCAGTTACATAGGGGAATATGCAGCCTTCCGGTAACTCTTTGTATGATTCTAGTTATTGAGGTGCTGCTATATTGTCTTTTCTACCTTTCTACTACCAGTTTTGTGTTGTACCCATTAGTTATGCACAGCAATGGTCAAATAATTTACTTCACATGTGCTGGGCCTTGATTATGCTAAGGGTGTACTGCTATTAAGAGCTCTAACACAGGCTCTAATATTGTAATGTCGATTCTAGAGTTTACTTACTTATCCAAATGTTAGGCTATACAAAAGCAATTTAGGGCTGAATGCTAGTGGGTGTTGGCCATGGGTACTTTTTAGCATAGGGAATAACtaaatttgattttgaaggcaGAAAGTCAGGCTCTATGGATCTGTTAAGCTATTTGTGGTGGCTACTGATTTTATTTAACGGAGTATCTGGTTATTATTGTGGTGTGTTGCATTaaatttttttggttttgattttgacaTGTATTTTATGATAAATTGTAATTTTAGACACAATTGTATTTGTCTAGTGGTGTCCATTGCAAGAATGGGTTTTCTACATCTTTTTCCGTTTGTTGTTTAGATGTGAATTTTGATTGGGGAATATATATCCTCTGCATATTTGGGAATTATATTGGTCACTTAAAGTAACATAAAATAGTTCTGATGTTTCTTATCCTATATCCTACACATAGTTTAATGCATTTGCAATTAACGAGGTTATGTAGTTTCTCTGGTATAACTTTATTTTAATGGATGAAAAATGAGCTAAGAGGGCCATACCCattatattaaaaattcaaaatatttagagGTTGATCTGAAATGGAAGGTCAATTGACAAACCCTATTATAGTGGCGAACTTCGTAATAGTGACAAATCAGTGAACATAAACGACAAACACCCTGGATGTTTAGCTAGCTATATGCAAAAACTCTACTATCATTTAGCCTTAATTTGAATTGGAGATATGTAGcacagttacaaaacaacattatacgTAATCAGTATTTTCCACCTTTTCATCTAGGAAAGCAAATGGCCAGTCAATATCTGTCAAGGGGATAACTTTAGTTACACATTTGAGGAATTCATTGTTGAGCTTTGCTTGTGTCTTTTGGGGCTTCTTATTGGAGTTGATAGCAGGGGTAATAGAGGGAAGCCACGAGCCAGCCACTGCATTGCCGTGAATGAGATGAGCTCCAGCCTGAAGGGGAAAACCTACACCAGCAATTGTAGCATCCAAGACCGTTCAAACCTTGCCTCCATTGTAGCTTGATCACATAGATAACAACCATTTGAAACACTTCCTTTATTTCTCCTGCTTCTAGAAAGGCTGTCATAAAATATAGAAGATATATTGTATGGACTCTATAGCAATGATCAGTGATCATAAACTGCTCCCAAGAGTGATTTTTATGGTGTTGAGTATAATGACTACATAGTCTTAAATATCTTATTCAATCTGAAACCAGAAATCCCTCCAATTAGGCAATTTGCCTATTCTTCACCAAAAGCCTAACATCGGTATTCACTGTAGACTGTAGAGAGTGtcttcatgagttgttgaaattgtgTAAATAGCGGATCAATTGAAGAGCCTGTGAAAATTGCTAGAAGCCGTGCCTTGCCATAATGATCAAAGACTCCATGGTATGTGAATTCAGGAGTACGATGTTTTACATGCACAAAATCTAGCCTTTCCAGTGATGCCAAAATTATGGATGATGATGCAGCCACTTTAGGACATGGGATAAAGAATTTCCTAAGGTGAAGGAAAATAAGTGATCTATAGGTTGATAAAATTTTAAGAAGTCCCCAGTCCCGATTGagttattaataatataattatcttGCTTATAAATAGCATAGTGTGCTGGAGAATTCGTTGCCTATTGATTTTTGGGTAGATGTGATTTTATAGTGAAGGTGGGCAGTGCATCCAGGAGTCGCCAGATTTGCATCAGAATGTTATTCATCTTCCAAATAGGCGATCCCCTCTTTCGAATGATGTTGAGAATCATCGTTGAATCCTTCATATTCTGGATTTTCTTGACACTACAAAGAGCGTAAACTTGTAAACCAAGCAACAAAGTTTGCATTTCAATTTAGTTACTGGATCTGCCTTGAGTTTCGTAGCAGCTGCACCAACCTTCCATCATGATCTCAGCTTAGacatctggtgcaggagcacctacctatgtaGAAATGAACCAAGGACAAGATGATTTTCCTATTAGTCTAAGATGAacgtaataagaccctatgggtcctttttgtaattcaatgtcctaggagagTGACAaatttgtccatgtttgggtcaaattgtcatctagggtttggtagagcaaattgagtcaataagggtcacaatggtctaaattgagggatcaagtgatcacaagtctatttgagtcatttttgatgttttagaatcaaatgtaatcattttgggggactatgatagtcaggagtctaagttggttgaattatgcaaaagttgtcatattgtcaatttgttctgtttgaaaaatagttggaggatgTTGTGGTCgtttgggaaacacctttaaaggccccaaacaccgaAGGATGTAAGTTGGTCGAATTGGAAAGaaaattgaagcatcaaaaagtGTTGGGAACTTGGAAAACCGTTTAATttctgttgattgcatactgaaggtggattggtaagaatgctcatggcatagttcttgaaactagattgttttacctttgttttgtatttggtgtgaagtcttgaagtgatcgctgccccattctacaaACAAATCTCTACCAAGTAGCttaaaaccctcaaacccctagggtttgctTGCAATAATGGCTTTTGGCCTATCAATCTTTAACTGAACATTCTgtcgttataggagatgataggctaCTGTATCATATGTCAGTCCCAAAAGCCATTAAGAGGACAAAACATGGCgaggaggatggagaactaacactaggtctgacatctctatgtgac from Cryptomeria japonica chromosome 3, Sugi_1.0, whole genome shotgun sequence harbors:
- the LOC131037355 gene encoding uncharacterized protein LOC131037355 — translated: MSVQTVVLKVDLKMSAKVIISSLTGALAVSYLFYDLTSTRKIFGGTMPSTVSNKEWAEETDKKLQAWPRTAGPPVVMNPIRRQNFIVKSASGES